The Chroicocephalus ridibundus chromosome 4, bChrRid1.1, whole genome shotgun sequence genome contains the following window.
ccctcctTGGGGGGTGGGGACAGGCAGGCACAGCACCAGCTGTGCTTCacagagggggctggagggggggcaCAGCCAGAGTACTGCGTGGGGCTGAGGGTGACGGTTGCGCAGCGTGAGTCACAGCTCGAGTCACGGCTCGTGGGGGGGACAGTGCCCAGGGTGACGGGGACAGATGGGAGGGGGTGACAGtacctggggctgatggggacagCTTGGGGGGGCGACACTGCATGGGGTGAAGGGGACAGCCAGGGGGGTGACAATGTGTGGGGTGATGGGGAGTACCACGGGGGTGACAGAAGCTGGGGTTGATGGGGGCAGCTGCGGGGGGCAACACTGCATGGGGTGAAGGGGACAGCCAGGGGGTCACCATACCTAGGGTGATGGGGACAGCTGCGGGGGGGGTGACAGTAgccagggtgatggggacagccagggagTGACCACACCTTGGGTGATGGGGATGCTGCGAGGGGGTGACAGTGCCCGGGGTGATGGGCACAGACAAGGGGTGATGGGAGCAGCCAGGGGGGGTGACAGTacctgggggtgatggggacagccACAGGGTGACCACACCTAGGGTGATGGGGACAGCTTGGGGGGTGACAGTGCCTGGGGTAATGGGGAGCACCGTGGGGGTGACAGCAGCCGGGGTCGATGGGGACAGTTGGGATGGGGTGACAGTGCCcggggtgacggggacagccggggcagggggggaggtgacagtgcccggggtgacggggacagccggggcggggggggggggtgacagtacccggggtgacggggacagccggggcaggggggggtgacagtgcccggggtgacggggacagccggggcagggggggaggtgacagtgcccggggtgacggggacagccggggcggggggggggggggtgacagtacccggggtgacggggacagccggggcaggggggggtgacagtgcccggggtgacggggacagccggggcagggggggaggtgacagtgcccggggtgacggggacagccggggcggggggggggggtgacagtgcccggggtgacggggacagccggggcaggggggggtgacagtgcccggggtgacggggacagccggggcagggggggaggtgacagtgcccggggtgacggggacagccggggcagggggggaggtgacagtgcccggggtgacggggacagccGGGGGTGTGACCGCGCcggggctcggccccgccgctTCCGCCCGGGGAGCGGCAGGGGCGGGCCGGTAGCTCCCGGTAGCCGGTAgccgcggtgccgccgccgcgctATCCCGTAGGGCCATGGAGAAGCCCCGGCTCATCACCGACTCCTTCCcgctgcggcggcggccgggccgagccccgGGCAAGCTCAAGGGCAGGGTCAAGAGCAGGGGCTGTCCCCGGGTCCggccccgaccccccccggccaccGAGGACCCCTCTTCGCCGTCCCCCCCGGACCAAGCCCTCATGGAGATGCTGCGCCGCTTCGATCTGGCCTGGGAGTACGGGCCCTGCACGGGTGAGAGCCCGTGGCCACCCCCGGCCACCCCCAGGtgtcccccccaagcccccctgACCGTGTCCCACCCCCCCCGGCAGGTATCACCCGCCTGCAGCGGTGGGAGCGGGCGGAGGCGCTGGGGTTGAGCCCCCCCGGTCCCGTCCGCGACGCCCTCCTGGAGCACCAGGACAACCCCGATGTCACCTACAGGTGAGTGCAgaatgggggggggtggggggtgtgtgtgacaccGGGCACCCCCTCCCGGTGTCCCCCTCTCCCGCTGCTGACCCCCGCTGTGCCCCACAGCCTCTGGCACGAGTACGAGCTCTGAGCCGCTGCGCCCCCACGccggagggaggagaaggggggggtcACCGTGGACGTTGTGtgtgtgtcatcccccccccagctccgcagAGCCTGTCCGCAGCCGCGCCGCAGCCCGGGGGGGCACCGGGCGGATTAAAGGCTGGTGTGAGTGAAGGTTGGGGGGCTGCCGTGTGCTGTCTGGGGGGCACCCGGggcagggggtcgggggggggtgaAGCCCCTCTGTAGGGcactgggagagggcaggggtcTGTACCCCCCCTCAGAGAGAGTCAGGCGGGTTGTCCAGTCACACAGAGTTTAATGCCACCCCATGGTGACCCCCCACAGGATGCCTTCTGCCCCACAGAtcaccccccaccgccccccaacACAGCCATTCCCATCACCCTGGGCACtgtcacccccttcccccccccacaacAGGTGCACCCTGTGCCTTCCgcaccccctccccatgccaaCTGGGGGGACTGGTCCTTGCcactgggaaggtgggagaacGACGGGGTGCCCGGGTTGGGGTGCACCCCCAAAGGTGAGCCGTGGCCGTGGGGCGGGGAAggacaggagagcagcagagcgTGACAGAGAGGGGACACGAGAAGGGACGTGGGACGCCTCGCGGCGGgctgaggggacaggagaggggccACAGGCTGTCCCCAGCGCCACTCACCACTGAGCAGGTCCAGGGTGTCGGTGAAATCCTCGCCGGAGTTGGGATGCAGCTGGGCAAGGGTGGGCTGGATCACGTCCCCGTTGCCCCGGTGAGCGGCGTGGACTGGCCACCGGACCCTGCTGGCCACCGGACACCCCCTGCCAGGCATAGAAAGGGTGAGAGATGCTGGTGAGCCCAGATCCAGAAGCCGGTGGTTGCCGGgactcccagtaacaccagtggGACTGGTcaagctgggagaggggagcccTTCGGACAGCGAGCACGAGTGTAGACGCTGCTGGTTCATCCTCCGTCTCCAAAGAGGAGCCGTGACACGAGTCACTGCCCATCTGGGTGCCCGCAAAGGTGGCACAGAGGTGgcagtgccaccagcccctgccctgacATGCCTGCCCATACCCTGGGGTAAcacaagggag
Protein-coding sequences here:
- the POLD4 gene encoding DNA polymerase delta subunit 4 translates to MEKPRLITDSFPLRRRPGRAPGKLKGRVKSRGCPRVRPRPPPATEDPSSPSPPDQALMEMLRRFDLAWEYGPCTGITRLQRWERAEALGLSPPGPVRDALLEHQDNPDVTYSLWHEYEL